In the genome of Desulfofarcimen acetoxidans DSM 771, one region contains:
- a CDS encoding MerR family transcriptional regulator, with protein MDSSRRRFRIKEVSSMYDVTAHNLRYYKDTGLIKIYITVKYY; from the coding sequence ATGGACTCGTCCCGGAGGAGGTTCAGAATCAAAGAAGTATCAAGCATGTATGATGTGACTGCTCACAATCTTCGATATTATAAAGATACGGGATTGATAAAAATATATATTACAGTTAAATATTATTAA